ATATAATAAAAAAGGCTCCTTTTGTAGTGAACCCATTTTCTTGGACATGAAATTTAATATTTAATTTAAGGATTGATTCCTGTATTCTGCAGGAGTTAATCCTTTTAATTTTATTTTAATTCTCTGATTATTATAATAATCAATATA
This portion of the Fusobacterium sp. IOR10 genome encodes:
- a CDS encoding IS3 family transposase, whose product is YIDYYNNQRIKIKLKGLTPAEYRNQSLN